In the Commensalibacter nepenthis genome, TATACGTCAAACTTTAAAACGTACCGAAAGAAACAAAGCTCGTGTATCACGAGTGCGTACGTTTGTTAAAAAAGTAGAGCAAGCAATTTCTGCTGGTAACAAAGAAGAAGCAGTTGCTGCTCTTCGTAATGCTCAACCAGAAATGCAAAGAGCATGTGGGAAAGGTGTTGCACACAGAAATACTGTTGCACGTAAAATTTCTCGTCTATCTCGCAGAATTAAAAGCATCGCATCTGCTTAATCCTGTGTTACAAGTAAAATAACAGATAAAGAAAAAGCGTTTTATCTTTTTGTTTATCTGTTTATAAAACTTATAAAGAAGCCGACGAATGTAA is a window encoding:
- the rpsT gene encoding 30S ribosomal protein S20, which gives rise to MANIASARKRIRQTLKRTERNKARVSRVRTFVKKVEQAISAGNKEEAVAALRNAQPEMQRACGKGVAHRNTVARKISRLSRRIKSIASA